From Triticum aestivum cultivar Chinese Spring chromosome 4A, IWGSC CS RefSeq v2.1, whole genome shotgun sequence, a single genomic window includes:
- the LOC123088398 gene encoding probable glutathione S-transferase GSTU6 — MMAGAQEQGLKLLVPRSGVSIYAIRVQMALAMKGLAYDYLPEDPGCKSDLLLASNPVHKTLPVLIHAGRPVCESLIIMEYLDGAFPGDGASILPADPYRRAVARFWAAYIDDKMFPSCIGILNTAKQQERADKVEETLAAFGLLETALVESSKEGEAEALFFGGVSLGLLDLALGCYLPWFEAIGRLAGTPPFLDAARTPKLAAWAGRFSAAEPVIALLTAVDKVEEYITKVLYPKWEVALTAPPTN, encoded by the exons ATGATGGCCGGCGCTCAAGAGCAAGGCCTGAAGCTGCTGGTGCCGCGGAGCGGCGTGAGCATATACGCCATCCGCGTCCAGATGGCGCTTGCCATGAAGGGTCTGGCTTACGACTACCTTCCCGAGGACCCCGGGTGCAAGAGCGACCTCCTCCTCGCATCCAACCCCGTGCACAAGACGCTGCCCGTCCTCATCCACGCCGGCAGGCCCGTCTGCGAGTCGCTGATCATCATGGAGTACCTTGACGGCGCATTTCCCGGCGACGGCGCCTCCATACTCCCCGCCGACCCGTACCGCCGCGCCGTCGCTCGCTTCTGGGCCGCCTATATCGACGACAAG ATGTTCCCTTCGTGCATCGGCATTCTCAATACGGCGAAGCAGCAGGAGAGAGCCGACAAGGTGGAGGAGACCTTGGCGGCGTTCGGGCTCCTAGAGACCGCCCTGGTGGAGTCCTCCAAAGAAGGGGAGGCGGAGGCGCTGTTCTTCGGCGGTGTATCCCTCGGGCTGCTCGACCTCGCGCTCGGGTGCTATCTTCCCTGGTTCGAAGCGATAGGCCGCCTCGCTGGCACGCCGCCATTCCTAGACGCGGCGAGGACACCAAAGTTGGCCGCGTGGGCAGGGCGTTTCAGCGCCGCCGAGCCGGTCATTGCGCTGCTGACTGCGGTGGACAAGGTGGAGGAGTACATCACTAAGGTGCTTTATCCAAAGTGGGAAGTTGCACTAACTGCACCGCCAACTAATTAG